A single region of the Fusobacterium varium genome encodes:
- a CDS encoding SIR2 family protein, with protein MKNFFDKFGEAQKLNLFIGDFVSEITGFPKRVELADMIIFDIKQSAKGYIKNRDSFSDVAQAYLDAVISSKNSLLKQIREIFDMKHYKNVDIYDNIFELDYFKTIMTMNYDIVLEKLYPNYINTITPTKNNFSEDEKINFYKIMGDICNPEDLFITSQDVRKLKVLDFYNGFFEQICTELKSRPTLFLGVELKDPDFIDMLDFIMKKAGKIGQPMYIVSSTSVIDSKVSEVINRYNLKLTVFDEVEFLDGVKNLLQKEDSDQVEKKLVR; from the coding sequence ATGAAGAACTTTTTTGATAAGTTTGGAGAAGCACAAAAATTAAATCTATTTATAGGAGATTTTGTTAGTGAAATAACAGGATTTCCAAAAAGAGTAGAACTTGCAGATATGATAATTTTTGATATCAAACAATCAGCAAAAGGATATATCAAAAATAGAGACTCTTTTTCAGATGTAGCTCAAGCTTATCTAGATGCAGTTATAAGTTCAAAAAATTCTCTTTTAAAACAAATAAGAGAAATCTTTGATATGAAACATTATAAGAATGTTGATATATATGACAATATTTTTGAGCTTGATTATTTTAAAACAATAATGACAATGAATTATGATATAGTTTTAGAAAAATTATATCCAAATTACATAAATACAATTACTCCTACAAAAAATAATTTTTCAGAAGATGAAAAAATCAATTTTTATAAAATTATGGGAGATATTTGTAATCCAGAGGATCTTTTTATTACAAGCCAAGATGTAAGAAAATTAAAAGTACTTGATTTTTATAATGGATTTTTTGAACAGATATGTACAGAATTAAAAAGTAGACCAACTTTATTTTTAGGGGTAGAGTTAAAAGATCCAGATTTTATAGATATGTTAGATTTTATAATGAAAAAAGCTGGAAAAATTGGACAACCGATGTATATAGTTTCTTCTACTTCTGTTATAGATAGTAAAGTTAGCGAAGTAATTAATAGATACAATTTAAAACTAACTGTTTTTGATGAAGTTGAATTTTTAGATGGAGTCAAAAATCTATTACAAAAAGAGGATAGTGATCAAGTAGAAAAAAAGTTAGTGAGGTAA